In the genome of Acetobacter oryzifermentans, one region contains:
- a CDS encoding ferredoxin--NADP reductase translates to MSETMLENDILPRMSASEVPSGLLPVDGQEGVWHLAPPTKEYGHLYPAKVLTVHHWTDRLFSFTTTRDPGLRFENGQFAMIGIEVDGKPLLRAYSIASPNYADEMEFLSIAVPNGPLTSRLRHVKVGDTVLIGRKPTGTLLLDNLRPGRNLYFLSTGTGLAPFMSLIKDPECYERYDHVILTHTVRLSGELAYSNHIRHELPQHEFLGEDIKEKLLYYPAVTREDFAVTERITKLIESGKIFKDLNIPELDPEHDRVMICGSPEMLADTEALLRARGFDEGNMSTPGAYVVEKAFAER, encoded by the coding sequence ATGTCTGAAACCATGCTTGAAAACGATATCCTGCCACGGATGTCCGCCTCTGAAGTGCCCAGCGGCCTGCTGCCTGTTGATGGACAGGAAGGCGTGTGGCATCTCGCCCCGCCAACCAAAGAATACGGGCACCTTTACCCTGCCAAGGTTCTGACCGTTCATCACTGGACGGACCGCCTGTTCAGCTTCACCACCACCCGTGACCCCGGCCTGCGCTTTGAAAACGGCCAGTTTGCCATGATCGGGATTGAAGTAGACGGCAAGCCCCTGCTGCGTGCCTATTCCATTGCATCCCCCAACTATGCGGATGAAATGGAATTTCTTTCCATTGCTGTGCCCAACGGCCCGCTGACATCCCGCCTGCGCCACGTAAAGGTGGGTGATACGGTGCTGATCGGCCGCAAACCAACCGGCACATTGCTGCTAGATAACCTGCGCCCCGGCCGTAACCTGTATTTCCTTTCTACAGGCACAGGGCTGGCCCCGTTCATGAGCCTGATCAAAGATCCGGAATGCTACGAACGGTATGACCACGTTATTCTGACACACACTGTACGTCTGTCTGGTGAGCTGGCATATTCCAACCATATCCGCCACGAACTGCCACAGCACGAGTTCCTTGGAGAAGATATCAAGGAAAAGCTGCTATATTATCCAGCCGTTACGCGTGAAGACTTTGCCGTAACAGAACGCATCACCAAGCTGATTGAATCGGGCAAGATCTTCAAGGATCTGAACATTCCTGAGCTTGACCCGGAACATGACCGCGTCATGATCTGCGGTTCTCCAGAAATGCTGGCTGATACAGAAGCCCTGCTGCGTGCGCGTG